A genomic stretch from Melospiza georgiana isolate bMelGeo1 chromosome 27, bMelGeo1.pri, whole genome shotgun sequence includes:
- the C2CD2L gene encoding phospholipid transfer protein C2CD2L isoform X2: MGPDLGWAALVLLFAASLLTVAAWLLQYWRSTALRALRRRGAAGEEAGARALLAALLALRSLREQWQRAWVRALNSQARRHGSSVQITFEEGPQLPQAANISCVTCKGQSDHSMVLWCHLSAEAVKFPVSVTQQSPVAVSVDTYHVTLAVLQAQVEIHLEEIQNEGLLVSWTFKDRPDLDLFVLPRLGLPEDEGRADLSTIKDLVEDTIVSTKPAMMVNLVACTAGASEVPSNKLTQECPSRVAAAPLGSKLLLRNLRVLNLGCQGKGGVGEIRCVAELDSPPQQKWTRPVISGSVGADGEMEWNDEFFLELGPRSKELKLQVLRSSDGGGNVLLAYATLLIDSLDKQPSGRQVCSLAPGAGQSLTSEATITVELLFQESPASLNAPHATSLRTSITPTKKVEMDRTIMPDGTIVTTVTTIQSRPKADCKLDSPSRSPSKVEVTEKTTVLLETGRPHGHLPGSSRDSHLPNGLDPVAETAIRQLTETNNKTTKKTPTKRSTLIISGVSKVPIAQDEMALSLGYAASLEATAYGDSEADSTADQMHDFTELSRPLEALPLGQRDSQELDETTRSDVSERPSVEDVESETGSTGALETRSLKDHKVSFLRSGTKLIFRRRSKQKEAGLSQSHDDLSNVTANSTTRKKTGSFSHRLIKRFSFKSKSKPKGSDNTTAGEN; the protein is encoded by the exons ATGGGGCCAGACCTGGGCTGGGCCGCGCTAGTGCTGCTCTTTGCCGCCTCGCTGCTCACCGTGGCGGCCTGGCTGCTCCAGTACTGGCGGTCCACGGCCCTGCGAGCACTACGGCGTCGCGGAGCGGCGGGGGAGGAGGCCGGGGCCCGGGCGCTGCTCGCGGCCCTTCTCGCCCTGAGGTCCCTACGGGAGCAGTGGCAGCGAGCTTGGGTGCGAGCTCTCAACAGCCAGGCGCGCCGGCACGGG AGTTCAGTGCAGATCACATTTGAAGAGGGTCCTCAGTTACCACAAGCTGCCAATATAAGTTGTGTGACATGCAAGGGACAGTCGGACCACAGCATG gtGCTGTGGTGccatctgtcagctgaagctgtgaAATTCCCTGTCTCTGTTACGCAGCAGTCCCCAGTTGCTGTTTCTGTGGACACGTATCATGTCActttggctgtgctgcaggctcag GTGGAGATCCACTTGGAGGAGATACAGAATGAGGGTCTCCTGGTGTCATGGACATTCAAAGACAGACCAGACTTGGACCTTTTTGTTCTTCCACGACTTGGGCTTCCTGAG GATGAAGGGAGAGCAGATTTGTCCACTATAAAGGATCTGGTCGAGGATACCATTGTCAGCACGAAGCCAGCCATGATGGTGAATTTGGTGGCCTGTACTGCTGGAGCCAGTGAA GTACCCAGCAATAAGTTGACTCAAGAGTGCCCGTCCAGAGtagcagcagcccctctgggtTCTAAGCTGTTGCTCCGGAATCTTCGAGTGCTGAACTTgggctgccagggaaagggag GAGTTGGGGAGATACGCTGTGTGGCAGAGCTAGACAGCCCCCCACAGCAGAAGTGGACGAGGCCAGTGATAAGTGGCAGTGTCGGTGCTGATGGAGAGATGGAGTGGAATGACGAGTTCTTTCT GGAGTTGGGACCTAGAAGCAAAGAACTGAAACTACAGGTGCTGAGGAGCAGCGATGGAGGGGGAA ATGTGCTGCTGGCATATGCCACACTTTTGATAGATTCTTTGGACAAGCAGCCATCTGGGAGACAGGTCTGCTCACTGGCCCCGGGAGCTGGACAGTCACTGACATCTGAAGCTACCATTACAGTGGAG CTGCTGTTCCAGGAGTCTCCTGCATCTCTGAATGCTCCACATGCCACATCTCTGAGAACCAGCATCACCCCCACTAAGAAGGTGGAGATGGACCGGACCATCATGCCTGACGGCACCATTGTGACTACTGTCACCACAATTCAGTCCCGGCCCAAGGCAGACTGCAAACTGG ATTCACCATCGAGGTCGCCTTCCAAAGTGGAAGTGACTGAAAAGACAACAGTGCTCTTGGAGACTGGCCGTCCTCACGGCCACTTGCCCGGCAGTAGCC GGGATAGCCATTTGCCCAATGGCTTGGATCCAGTGGCTGAGACGGCAATCAGGCAGCTAACTGAGACGAATAACAAGACCACCAAGAAGACACCGACAAAACGTAGTACACTGATCATCTCAGGAGTGTCCAAG GTACCTATTGCTCAAGACGAAATGGCACTTTCTCTGGGTTATGCTGCATCCCTGGAGGCCACAGCGTATGGGGACTCTGAGGCAGACAGCACAGCTGACCAGATGCACGATTTTACTGAATTGTCGCGGCCACTGGAAGCGTTGCCATTGGGTCAAAGGGACAGTCAGGAGCTGGATGAGACAACGCGATCAGATGTCTCTGAAAGACCATCCGTGGAAGATGTTGAGTCTGAAACTGGCTCcacaggagcccttgagacAAGGAGCTTGAAAGATCACAAAG TTAGCTTTCTTCGGAGCGGTACCAAGCTCATCTTCCGGAGAAGGAGCAAGCAGAAGGAAGCAGGCCTGAGCCAGTCACACGATGACTTGTCCAATGTCACTGCCAACTCCACCACCAGAAAGAAAACTGGTAGCTTCTCTCACCGCCTCATCAAACGCTTCTCCTTCAAGTCTAAATCCAAACCCAAAGGTAGTGACAACACAACAGCTGGTGAAAACTGA
- the C2CD2L gene encoding phospholipid transfer protein C2CD2L isoform X7, translated as MVLWCHLSAEAVKFPVSVTQQSPVAVSVDTYHVTLAVLQAQVEIHLEEIQNEGLLVSWTFKDRPDLDLFVLPRLGLPEKDEGRADLSTIKDLVEDTIVSTKPAMMVNLVACTAGASEVPSNKLTQECPSRVAAAPLGSKLLLRNLRVLNLGCQGKGGVGEIRCVAELDSPPQQKWTRPVISGSVGADGEMEWNDEFFLELGPRSKELKLQVLRSSDGGGNVLLAYATLLIDSLDKQPSGRQVCSLAPGAGQSLTSEATITVELLFQESPASLNAPHATSLRTSITPTKKVEMDRTIMPDGTIVTTVTTIQSRPKADCKLDSPSRSPSKVEVTEKTTVLLETGRPHGHLPGSSRDSHLPNGLDPVAETAIRQLTETNNKTTKKTPTKRSTLIISGVSKVPIAQDEMALSLGYAASLEATAYGDSEADSTADQMHDFTELSRPLEALPLGQRDSQELDETTRSDVSERPSVEDVESETGSTGALETRSLKDHKVSFLRSGTKLIFRRRSKQKEAGLSQSHDDLSNVTANSTTRKKTGSFSHRLIKRFSFKSKSKPKGSDNTTAGEN; from the exons ATG gtGCTGTGGTGccatctgtcagctgaagctgtgaAATTCCCTGTCTCTGTTACGCAGCAGTCCCCAGTTGCTGTTTCTGTGGACACGTATCATGTCActttggctgtgctgcaggctcag GTGGAGATCCACTTGGAGGAGATACAGAATGAGGGTCTCCTGGTGTCATGGACATTCAAAGACAGACCAGACTTGGACCTTTTTGTTCTTCCACGACTTGGGCTTCCTGAG AAGGATGAAGGGAGAGCAGATTTGTCCACTATAAAGGATCTGGTCGAGGATACCATTGTCAGCACGAAGCCAGCCATGATGGTGAATTTGGTGGCCTGTACTGCTGGAGCCAGTGAA GTACCCAGCAATAAGTTGACTCAAGAGTGCCCGTCCAGAGtagcagcagcccctctgggtTCTAAGCTGTTGCTCCGGAATCTTCGAGTGCTGAACTTgggctgccagggaaagggag GAGTTGGGGAGATACGCTGTGTGGCAGAGCTAGACAGCCCCCCACAGCAGAAGTGGACGAGGCCAGTGATAAGTGGCAGTGTCGGTGCTGATGGAGAGATGGAGTGGAATGACGAGTTCTTTCT GGAGTTGGGACCTAGAAGCAAAGAACTGAAACTACAGGTGCTGAGGAGCAGCGATGGAGGGGGAA ATGTGCTGCTGGCATATGCCACACTTTTGATAGATTCTTTGGACAAGCAGCCATCTGGGAGACAGGTCTGCTCACTGGCCCCGGGAGCTGGACAGTCACTGACATCTGAAGCTACCATTACAGTGGAG CTGCTGTTCCAGGAGTCTCCTGCATCTCTGAATGCTCCACATGCCACATCTCTGAGAACCAGCATCACCCCCACTAAGAAGGTGGAGATGGACCGGACCATCATGCCTGACGGCACCATTGTGACTACTGTCACCACAATTCAGTCCCGGCCCAAGGCAGACTGCAAACTGG ATTCACCATCGAGGTCGCCTTCCAAAGTGGAAGTGACTGAAAAGACAACAGTGCTCTTGGAGACTGGCCGTCCTCACGGCCACTTGCCCGGCAGTAGCC GGGATAGCCATTTGCCCAATGGCTTGGATCCAGTGGCTGAGACGGCAATCAGGCAGCTAACTGAGACGAATAACAAGACCACCAAGAAGACACCGACAAAACGTAGTACACTGATCATCTCAGGAGTGTCCAAG GTACCTATTGCTCAAGACGAAATGGCACTTTCTCTGGGTTATGCTGCATCCCTGGAGGCCACAGCGTATGGGGACTCTGAGGCAGACAGCACAGCTGACCAGATGCACGATTTTACTGAATTGTCGCGGCCACTGGAAGCGTTGCCATTGGGTCAAAGGGACAGTCAGGAGCTGGATGAGACAACGCGATCAGATGTCTCTGAAAGACCATCCGTGGAAGATGTTGAGTCTGAAACTGGCTCcacaggagcccttgagacAAGGAGCTTGAAAGATCACAAAG TTAGCTTTCTTCGGAGCGGTACCAAGCTCATCTTCCGGAGAAGGAGCAAGCAGAAGGAAGCAGGCCTGAGCCAGTCACACGATGACTTGTCCAATGTCACTGCCAACTCCACCACCAGAAAGAAAACTGGTAGCTTCTCTCACCGCCTCATCAAACGCTTCTCCTTCAAGTCTAAATCCAAACCCAAAGGTAGTGACAACACAACAGCTGGTGAAAACTGA